One Olleya sp. Hel_I_94 genomic window, AAATAAAAAGCTGCTGCTGATCCTACATTTCCAAAACCTTGAACTACTGCACGCTTACCTTTTACGCTTCCGCCATAAACATCATAATAATGTCTAACAGCTTCTGCAACACCATAACCTGTAATCATGTCTGCTACAGTATACTTTTTGGCTACATCTGGAGAAAAGTTAGTGTTTTCTAAAACTTTTATTACTCCTTGACGTAACTGTCCAATACGGTTAATTTTATCTGCTTCTGTTGGCTTAAAATGTCCATTAAAAACACCTTCTTGTGGATGCCAAACACCAGAATCTTCTGTAATTGGAATTACTTCATGGATTTCATCTACATTTAAATCTCCTCCTGTACCGTAATAACTTTTTAACAATGGAGACACTGCTTTGTACCAACGCTCTAAAACACCACGTTTTCTTGGGTCTTTTGGATCAAAATTAATTCCTGATTTTGCACCACCAATAGCTGGTCCAGACACAGTAAACTTTACCTCCATAGTTTTAGCAAGGGATAAAACTTCATTCATATCCAATCCTTTTCTCATTCTGGTACCACCACCTGCAGCACCACCTCTTAAAGAATTTATAACTGTCCAGCCTTCTGCTTCTGTTTCAGAATCTTTCCAATTAAATACTATTTCTGGTTCTTTATTTTCGTAAATTTTTAATAAGTCTTTCATGTTTGATTTTTGGTTTCAACTTTAATATTTTTCTCTCTGGATTAACATTTAAAGTAGCTAAAGTTGATTCATCTTACGAAGTGTTAGATTAATTAATTTAACAAATATAAAAAAACAAAAAATGGCTTTTAATAGTCTGGTCATTTTTATTATAATAAATTATTGTTAATAATTATTGACTTGGCTTCATGCAATAATTTATCACTATTATTTATTTTTTTATATTGAATATTTTCCCTGACGAATGATCTTTTAAAGCTCCTGTCACTGATTTCAGACAGTTGTTTTCTCCTCGTAATTTTAATATACCTAAGAAGCCAAAAATTAAGGCTTCTTTAAATTCTATAATGTTTTTTGAAGGTATTATTATTTGATTTGATGTTAATTTAGTTATTTCTTCAAGTAAAAAATCGTTAAACACGCCTCCACCTGTTGCTAAAACCAACGTATTTTGCTTTTGATTTATAACTTTAGCTATCTGAAATGCTATATGTTTAACATACGTATGTAAAACGTCATTGATTGGTAAATTATAACTATCAACTAGTGGAAAAATATTAGTCTTTACCCACTCCAACCCTAAAGATTTAGGAGCTTTTTCATAATAGAAAGCTAATTGATTTAGCTGATTAAATAATTTTTGATGAAAAATACCTTGTCTAGCAAGTATACCTTTATCATCAAAATCAAAACCTAATACGCCTACATATTTATTTAGTACAATATTTACAGGACAAATATCAAAAGCAATTCTATTTGCATTTTCTTGTGAAGAGATATTAGCAAATCCTCCTAAATTTAAACACCAATGATATTGCGGAAACAAAAATTGATCACCAATTGGAACCAATGGTGCACCTTGACCGCCTAACTCAACATCTTGAATTCTAAAATCACACACTACAGTCTGTTTAATTAAATTTGATAATTGAGGTAAGTTACCTATCTGTAAAGTATACCCTAATTCTGGTCTGTGTAGTGCTGTATGACCATGAGAGCAAACTGCATCAATATTACTAATGTTATTAATTTTTATAAAATTGTTGATAACAGAAGCCAAAAAGGTAGTATACTCTTCATCTAACTCGTTTAGCTCAGACGTACCTAAATTTATTAAATTTTTAAGCCTATTTAGCCAAGTTTTAGGATAAACAACAGTCTGAGCAATTTCAATTTTAAAACTCCAATTAGTAGCTTTTTTAAATGAAATTAAAGCAAGATCAATACCATCCAAAGACGTCCCTGACATCACGCCAATCACTGTATAATTGTCTTTTATCATATAATGTAAAAATAACTATAACGATTGAAAATATGCTAATAAAAACTTATCTTTGTATCCAAATTTTATTAAATCAACAATCTTACATAAATTATGGATTTTAGCCTTACTGAAGAGCATATAATGATTCGCGATGCAGCTCGCGATTTTGCACAAACAGAATTATTACCAGGTGTTATCGAACGTGATAATGCACAAACGTTTCCTGATGAATTAGTTAGAAAAATGGGAGCGCTTGGTTTTATG contains:
- a CDS encoding anhydro-N-acetylmuramic acid kinase, which translates into the protein MIKDNYTVIGVMSGTSLDGIDLALISFKKATNWSFKIEIAQTVVYPKTWLNRLKNLINLGTSELNELDEEYTTFLASVINNFIKINNISNIDAVCSHGHTALHRPELGYTLQIGNLPQLSNLIKQTVVCDFRIQDVELGGQGAPLVPIGDQFLFPQYHWCLNLGGFANISSQENANRIAFDICPVNIVLNKYVGVLGFDFDDKGILARQGIFHQKLFNQLNQLAFYYEKAPKSLGLEWVKTNIFPLVDSYNLPINDVLHTYVKHIAFQIAKVINQKQNTLVLATGGGVFNDFLLEEITKLTSNQIIIPSKNIIEFKEALIFGFLGILKLRGENNCLKSVTGALKDHSSGKIFNIKK
- a CDS encoding Glu/Leu/Phe/Val dehydrogenase dimerization domain-containing protein; protein product: MKDLLKIYENKEPEIVFNWKDSETEAEGWTVINSLRGGAAGGGTRMRKGLDMNEVLSLAKTMEVKFTVSGPAIGGAKSGINFDPKDPRKRGVLERWYKAVSPLLKSYYGTGGDLNVDEIHEVIPITEDSGVWHPQEGVFNGHFKPTEADKINRIGQLRQGVIKVLENTNFSPDVAKKYTVADMITGYGVAEAVRHYYDVYGGSVKGKRAVVQGFGNVGSAAAFYLAQMGAKIVGIIDISGGVINEEGFSFEEIKDFFLTKNGNTLATDNMIPFAEMNERIWSLETEIFAPCAASRLITQDQIDQMINTGLEVVSCGANVPFADKEIFFGSIMEQTDERVSLIPDFISNCGMARVFAYFMERKVQMTDEAIFNDTSNIIKKAIENVHAKNASKKEISKTAFEIALKQLV